DNA from Asanoa sp. WMMD1127:
ACCAGACCGAGCGCCGCGACGATGCGGCTGCGGCTGATGCCGAGCACCCGTCGTTGGTGCTGGAACACCTCTAGTACGGCCTGCTCCGCCTGCCGAGTCGCCGCCTGACCCCGACCCGCCTCGGCGGGCTGGTCGTCCTCCTCGGCGGCTCGGTGCTGGTGCAGCTGCGCTGACCAAATCCGTGGTCAGTGCCTGTCGGCGTCGATGTCTCGCTTGTGGTTACGAACAAGTGTCTCGATCAGCTTGTCGGAGAGCGGGTTGTCCAACGTGAATTTGATCGAGTGCTCGGTGGTCTCATAGTCCTCGAGCTTGTCCGTGTGTTCTTCGATTGCCCACGAAGACGGCATGAAGCTCATGTGCTTCTTGGAAGCGGGGAAATAGACCAGCGCCCGCTTCTTGTATTTCAGGGCCGGCATGCCGTAGTAAATAGCTTCTTCGGCTTCGGGCACGAGTTTCTTGACCAGTGCGCGAATTCGTTCGAGTTCCGCACGCTGTGGTGGATCGACATTACCGAGATACTCGTCGATGGTTTTTGGCTTGGCGCCCATGGCTCGCAGGCTACAGGATTCATCCGCGGCCGCGCCGTGTCCGCAATCCGGGCCCTCGGTCGCGTGCGGGTCGATGGCCGCGGAACGCGGCCGAGCGGTCTTCGATCAGCCGCAGCGCGACGGTCGTCGCGTTGTTCTCCACCCGCGAGGCCTCGCCGGCGGCGGAGCCAGCCGATGCCACCTTGCCGGCCGCGATGCCGACCCCGACCCCGTCAACCGCCGCCGCGCCACCGGAGATCGTCGCCGTGCCGTCGCCGACGCCCGCGCCGGTCCCGCACGAGACCGGCGCACAGGTGGTCATCCCCGCGGAAGCCTGGACACACCATCTCGAGCGACACGGCGTCTCCGAGGGTCTGCTCCGCGGCGTGGCCGCAGGCGTTCTCTCGTCCGCGCTTGCCCCGCTCGACGACTTCCTGGGCCGCTCGCTGCCGCTCGTCCGCGTCGACATCCGCACCGCCTACCGACCGCGTACCGTCCATGCCGGATCGGTGGACCAGTTCTGGACCGTCCTGCTCGTCGACTCGATCCTCAACGATGGCGGCATCGGCCTCAAGCGTTGGCTGTTGCGCGAGACAGACCTGATCCTGCGTGTGGAGCGCGAGCACGTTCCGCGGCTCACCGAGGTATGGGAGTGGCTCTTCACGCACCACCTCGCCGCGACCGCCGACGCACCCGCCGACCGGCTTATGGCGACGCTCGTGACGGAGGCCATCCAGCAATCCGGCGACGACCACAAACGGCTTTATCCCATCATCGACTTTCTCATCGGGATCGCCCGCGACGACCCGGCCGCGCTGCGGATCATCCGCGACGCGCTGACGCGGCACGACGACGTTCTTCGCGAACGTGGCAGCAGCCCCGCCATGTTGAAGCGCGTCCAGGTCCTGCTCGGACGGCTCGGTGCGGCGGTCGGCCCGGCGCCGTTCAAGCCCGCCCTCGTTGCGTTCGCACCCGACGCGACCTGTCCCTACCCGTTCCAGGCGATGCAGGTGCCGCTCACGGTCGGTGACGTCGACGCCATCCTCCGCCGCCCCGGCGGTGTCGACGCCGCCATGCCCCACGTGCTCACCCAGGACCACACCGACGGCACCGCGTTCGGAGGGCTCTGGCGGGAGCTGACCGACATTCTCGGCTCGTTGCCGCGCGCCGACTCCGGCGATGAGTGGCGTTGGGACATCCCGACGGTCGTGGAGTGGGTGAAGCTCGCCGGTTGCGTCGACCAGCCCTACCCATGGGGGTACGACCGCCCGACAGCCCTGCACGCCAACCTCAAGTTCGACCGGGGCAGCCGGTTGAGCCCGGTCCGCACCTACATCGCGGGACGGTCGCCGGCCGGCATCTACGACTGTTGCGGCGGCGTACACGAGATCGTCCGTGAGTTGCCGCACGACAGGTTCGCCACCGACCAGCAGTTCGAGGGGGCTTTCCGCCTCGCGGGCGGCTCGTATCTGAGCCCACCCAACGGTGTCACCGGGCAGTGGTTCCGCCACCTGTCGCCCCGGGAGCGCGGAACCCGGCCGAGTTGTGTCGGCCTGCGCCTGATCGCCTACCGCGACGTCGACGAGGCGCGACGATGGCAAGCGCTGCGCGCCTACCGGTTGAGCCGCCAAGCACCGCCGTTGCCGCGCACCCCACCCCAGCGCCGCGCGACCCCGGCCAACTTTTAGTAGCGTGCCGGGTGATGACTCTCGCTGAGGGTGGTGGGCGCGGCCGGTGAGTGGTTTCGAGGTGCAGATCGGTCAGCTGCGGGCCGCGGCCAAGGCAGCCGGGTCTGCGGCGGACCAGGCGAAGGTCGTGGAGCCGGGGACCGGCCTGGACGCGGTCGCGACGGCGTTGCCGGGCGGTGTCGCGGCAACGACGGCGCCCACTCTGGCGTCGACGTTCAACGAGCGCGCGACGGGATGGGCGGGCGAGATCGATCGATGGAGCGAATCGGTCACGTCGAACGCTGACGCGTACGCCGAGAACGAGGATGCGGCGAAGGTGGCTTTCGGGGGATGACCGTCAGCTACGACGACGTCCGCAGGTGGGACGCGGCGGCACTCGATGCGTCGGCGACCGGGCTGCGTGGCCGGCGGGACAAGCTCATCGGACTGCAGGACGAGCTCGACGACGCCAGGAAGCTGCCCGACTGGCGCGGCGTCGCGGCCGACGGGGCGCGCACGTCGTTGGGGGACACGCGGAACAACGCCGAGCTCCTCGTCGCGGAACTGTCCGCTGTGGAGCAGGCCCTGCGGAACGCGTCGGACGACGTGACCCCGCTGAAGACCCGGGTCGCCAACAACGACTCTCTCGCGCAGACCTATCAGTTCCGCATCGCCGCTGACGGGGCCATTGTGGACGTCAAGCCACCGGACCCGCCGCCACGGTCGCGGTTCGAGGCCGAGGAGCGCGCCGAGGCCCAGCGCTACCGGCAGACCATCGCCGAGCAGTTGGCCCAGGAGACGAAAGCGATCCTCGCCACGGCGAACACGATCGACGCCACGCTGGCCCGGGTGCTGCGGCTCGCCCTGGATCGCCAGGTCAGTGACCACGACGCGACCACCCTGGCGGGCGCCCGTAAGGGTGGGGAGCTCGACGCCGGAGTGGCCGAGCTGGAGCAGGCGCTGCGCGACGCCGGCCTGCTGACCGGGCCGCCGGCGTCCGGCCGCTACCGGCAGTGGCTCGAGAACGCCGTGCTCCGGGGCGTGCCGATCGACACGATCAAGAAGATCGCCGCCGATCATCACATCACGCCGGAGGATTTCGCCGTGCTCGACGGGATGGAGGAGATCCGGGAGGACGAGGACGGCGACGGGATCTTCAAGTCGTACTTCCTGATGCCGACCGACATCAGTGGGGACGACGCGGCCAAGGCGGTGCGGATGACCTACATCCTGAACGCGGGCACCGACTACGGCGCCGAAGGGGAGACGACCGACTTCACACCGACGCCGTACGGGTCCGAGGAGCTGCGGCGCATCACCGACCGGCAGCGGGACAACTCGTGGAGCTACGACGACGACGTGGGGTTCGTGCACGACAACGGTGGGCGCCTCGTGACGACCCCGAACGGCATGATGATGGGCCTGGGCGGGAACCTCGTCCAGGACCAGTTCAGCCAGCGCGGCGGCACCACGTGGGGCGACACGTTCATGCTCAACATCGACGACCCGAAGGACCCGGCGCAGCAGCTTCGCGAGGTGGCCGCGTCGGGCCACGCGTGGTACGAAGCCGACGACGGCGCCTATCGTGGTGATCTCGACATGGACCGGCTGCTGCACCACGAGGAGCGCCACTCCCAGCAGTGGGCGAGCGAGGGCTACACGGGTTTCCTCGCTTCCTACGCGTGGGAGGCGATCACCGGCGGCAACGAGACCGAGGAGGACGCGGGGCTTTCCGATGGTGGATATCGCTAGATGGCTGCGCGTCGCCTGCGCCGCCCTGCTGGTGGCGGCAGCGAGCGCGGCGTGCGACACCAAGGCGCAGTTCGAGCCGTCGCTGCCACCGGCGGCCGGGTTCCGGGTCGACGACGGCGTCCTGAAACTGTGGACCGGCACCCCGTGCGAGGGCGTCATCCGCCTGACGCTGATCTTCGACTCCGGCACCCAGCAGAGCACGCAGCAGGTGTGGACCGCGCCGAAGCCGGGAGTGGTGCTCGAGCGGATGGACCTGCTCCGCACCGCCGGCGGATCCACCGACGGGCCCCTCCAGGTGGAGAAACCGCTGCCGGCGGACTACGACTGGACCAAGGCCGGCTCCGTCCACTTCTCCGTCGACGGCCCGAAGGCGTACGGGGCCAGGGTCGACGTCGCCGCGGTGCTGCGCGCGTCGGCCGAGCATCCGTCCGGCAGCTACCTGTTCGGCAAGCAGGGCTGGCTGGACGCGTCGGACGTCCAACGCGAGAACGGCAAGTCCTTCCTGACCATCTGCACCGCTGACCCGAAGTGATCGCCACGCCCGGCGGGCCGTACTGGCCGCTCTCTTCCTGTTGACCGGATTGGCGGCATTTGGCCGCGTCTGGGCGGCATCGCGAGCGGCAGCTGCCGGCACCGAAGGTCGCGCCCGGGTCGGCTCCGCTCGCCGACGGATGGCAAGCTCGTGTCCCGTGACTGATGATCTCGCGAACTGCCGTGTGCGGAGTCTCCTTCTCGTGGAGGTTCGCCCGTGAGGGCGGTCATCGTCGCGGCGGCGGTCGCGTTCATCATCTCGCTGTTCGGCACGCCGGTGGCGATCCGCGTCTTCACCGCGCTCAAGGCCGGCCAGCCGATCCGGTCCATCGGGCCGGCCAGCCATCTGACCAAGAAGGGCACCCCCACGATGGGTGGTGTCGCGTTCATCGTGGCGACCGTGTTGGCCTACGTCGCCGGGCACATCGCCCTGACCACCCTGCCCGACCGGCAGATCGCGCAGGAGGGGCCGACGATGACGTCCCTCGTCCTGCTCGGGCTGCTGGTCTTCTGCGGCGTGGTCGGTTTCTTCGACGACTTCCTCAAGGTACGCCGGCGCAACTCAGACGGGTTGTCCGCCAAGGGCAAGCTGCTCGGGCAGGCGATCGTCGGTGGCGGGTTCGGCGTCGCCGCGCTCTATGTCGCCAGCACCAACGGCGAGACCGTCGCCAGCGAGCACATCTCGCTCTTCCGCGACATCAGTTGGCTGGACGTGGGCAAGATCGGCTCGGTGCTCGTGTTCGTCTTCGTCATCACGGCGATGTCGAACGGCGTGAACCTCACCGACGGCCTCGACGGCCTGGCCACCGGCGCGTCGGTGCTGGTCTTCGGGGCGTACGCGATGATCGGCTTCTGGCAGTACCGACACTGGTGCGCCGACGAGGCGTACGCCCGGGTGAACGACTATTGCTACCAGGTCCGGGATCCGTTGGAGATCGCCATGATCGCGGCCGCGGCGGCCGGCGCGTGCGTGGGCTTCCTGTGGTGGAACGCGTCGCCGGCGCGGATCTTCATGGGTGACGTCGGCTCGCTCGGGCTCGGCGGGCTGATCGGCGGGCTGGCGGTGGCGACCCGCACGACGCTGCTGTCGATCGTGATCGGCGGGCTCTTCGTCCTCGTCACGACCACCTGGGTGATCCAGATCGTCTCGTTCCGGACCACCGGTCGACGTGTGTTCCGGATGGTGCCGCTGCACCACCACTTCGAGCTCGGCGGCTGGAGCGAAGTCAACATCGTGGTCAGATTCTGGATCATCGCCGGCGTCTGCGTGGCGGTCGGCCTGGGCCTGTTCTACTCGGACTTCCTGGCGGCCGAGGGATAAGGCCGCGCCCGGCTCGATCTTTCGTCGAGCCGGGCGCTTTGCCTTGCTGCGCTATGGCGGGGCTCAGGTGATTCGCGGGCCACGGCGCCGCAGACCGCCTGGCGGCCCGGCCGCGCGAGCCGCGGCCGCGACGTCGCGGCGCCACCGGCCGGCGACGGGCCCGCCGCGCGAGCCGCGGCCGGTGCCGCGGCCGCGACGTCGCGGCGCCACCGGCCGGCGACAGGCCCGCCGCGCGAGCCGCGGCCGGTGCCGCAGCCGCGACGTCGCGGCGCCACCGGCCGGCGACAGGCCCACCGCGCCTAGCGCGCGCTATGCCACGAAGCGGGAACGGCGGCGGCGTCCGATCACGTAGCCCATGCCGCCGAGGAGCAGCAGCGCACCGCCGACGGCCGCGACGATCGCGGTGTTGGCGCCGGTCACCGGCAACCCACCGCCTTCGCCGGGGGCGCCCTCGCTGCCGGAGGGAACGGGGGTCGGCACAGCGGTCGGCGTGGCGGTCGGTGTCGGGGTGGGCTGTGCCGCGCAGTCGAGCGCACGTGCGTCCCACAGGCCGACGTTCAAGTAGGCCAGGTAGGCGTCGATCGTCCCGGCTTTGAGGGCGTCGTCCGCAGCCGCCTGCACGTTGGTGCCGGCGTCCGTCAGCGTCCGGAACACGGCGAGCCGAAGATCGGCCGACCAGGCGCTCTGCACGTTCTCCTTGAGGAACGCGCGCAGATCCTCCGGGGTGCCGTCCAGTCGCTCCTGGATCGCGCCAGGCAGGACGGCCAACGAGTCGGTGTTCGCGGCGGCCAGGATCTGGTTGGCCAGCACGCGAATCTCCACATCGGTGGCCGCGTCCAGGTCGATGGTCATCAGCTCGCGGATGTCCTTGTACTCCTTGCGCTCGACCGTCTGGCAGGACTCGTTGAGCCCGGGCCGTTCGGTCTGCGCCAGTGCCGGTGCCGCCGGAATCAGAAAGGCCAACGCCACCAGGACGCCGGCCGGTATCTTCCATCGCATTTCGGTCTTTCCTCCCCGCTGTCAAG
Protein-coding regions in this window:
- a CDS encoding DUF1801 domain-containing protein — its product is MGAKPKTIDEYLGNVDPPQRAELERIRALVKKLVPEAEEAIYYGMPALKYKKRALVYFPASKKHMSFMPSSWAIEEHTDKLEDYETTEHSIKFTLDNPLSDKLIETLVRNHKRDIDADRH
- the mraY gene encoding phospho-N-acetylmuramoyl-pentapeptide-transferase, translating into MRAVIVAAAVAFIISLFGTPVAIRVFTALKAGQPIRSIGPASHLTKKGTPTMGGVAFIVATVLAYVAGHIALTTLPDRQIAQEGPTMTSLVLLGLLVFCGVVGFFDDFLKVRRRNSDGLSAKGKLLGQAIVGGGFGVAALYVASTNGETVASEHISLFRDISWLDVGKIGSVLVFVFVITAMSNGVNLTDGLDGLATGASVLVFGAYAMIGFWQYRHWCADEAYARVNDYCYQVRDPLEIAMIAAAAAGACVGFLWWNASPARIFMGDVGSLGLGGLIGGLAVATRTTLLSIVIGGLFVLVTTTWVIQIVSFRTTGRRVFRMVPLHHHFELGGWSEVNIVVRFWIIAGVCVAVGLGLFYSDFLAAEG
- a CDS encoding LPXTG cell wall anchor domain-containing protein; amino-acid sequence: MRWKIPAGVLVALAFLIPAAPALAQTERPGLNESCQTVERKEYKDIRELMTIDLDAATDVEIRVLANQILAAANTDSLAVLPGAIQERLDGTPEDLRAFLKENVQSAWSADLRLAVFRTLTDAGTNVQAAADDALKAGTIDAYLAYLNVGLWDARALDCAAQPTPTPTATPTAVPTPVPSGSEGAPGEGGGLPVTGANTAIVAAVGGALLLLGGMGYVIGRRRRSRFVA